One genomic region from Cygnus atratus isolate AKBS03 ecotype Queensland, Australia chromosome 18, CAtr_DNAZoo_HiC_assembly, whole genome shotgun sequence encodes:
- the LOC118255619 gene encoding myosin-1B isoform X1 has translation MATDSEMAIFGEAAPYLRKSEKERIEAQNKPFDAKTSVFVVHAKESYVKSTVQSKEAGKVTVKTEAGETLTVKDDQVFSMNPPKYDKIEDMAMMTHLHEPAVLYNLKERYAAWMIYTYSGLFCVTVNPYKWLPVYNPEVVLAYRGKKRQEAPPHIFSISDNAYQFMLTDRENQSILITGESGAGKTVNTKRVIQYFATIAASGDKKKEEQSGKMQGTLEDQIISANPLLEAFGNAKTVRNDNSSRFGKFIRIHFGATGKLASADIETYLLEKSRVTFQLKAERSYHIFYQIMSNKKPELIEMLLITTNPYDYQYVSQGEITVASINDQEELMATDSAIDILGFTPDEKTAIYKLTGAVMHYGNLKFKQKQREEQAEPDGTEVADKAAYLMGLNSADLLKALCYPRVKVGNEYVTKGQTVQQVYNSVGALAKAVFEKMFLWMVVRINQQLDTKQPRQYFIGVLDIAGFEIFDFNSLEQLCINFTNEKLQQFFNHHMFVLEQEEYKKEGIDWEFIDFGMDLAACIELIEKPMGIFSILEEECMFPKATDTSFKNKLYDQHLGKSNNFQKPKPAKGKAEAHFSLVHYAGTVDYNITGWLEKNKDPLNETVVGLYQKSSLKTLALLFASVGGAEAESGGSGKKGGKKKGSSFQTVSALFRENLNKLMSNLRSTHPHFVRCLIPNETKTPGAMEHELVLHQLRCNGVLEGIRICRKGFPSRILYADFKQRYKVLNASAIPEGQFIDSKKASEKLLGSIDVDHTQYKFGHTKVFFKAGLLGLLEEMRDDKLAQLITRTQARCRGFLMRVEFKKMMERRDSIFCIQYNIRAFMNVKHWPWMKLFFKIKPLLKSAESEKEMANMKEDFEKTKEELAKSEAKRKELEEKMVSLLQEKNDLQLQVQAEADGLADAEERCDQLIKTKIQLEAKIKELTERAEDEEEMNAELTAKKRKLEDECSELKKDIDDLELTLAKVEKEKHATENKVKNLTEEMASLDETIVKLTKEKKALQEVHQQTLDDLQAEEDKVNTLTKAKTKLEQQVDDLEGSLEQEKKLRMDLERAKRKLEGDLKMAQESTMDLENDKQQLDEKLKKKDFEISQIQSKIEDEQALGMQLQKKIKELQARIEELEEEIEAERTSRAKAEKHRADLSRELEEISERLEEAGGATAAQIEMNKKREAEFQKMRRDLEEATLQHEATAAALRKKHADSTAELGEQIDNLQRVKQKLEKEKSELKMEIDDLASNMESVSKAKANLEKMCRSLEDQLSEIKTKEEEQQRTINDVSAQKARLQTESGEYSRQVEEKDALISQLSRGKQAFTQQIEELKRHLEEEIKAKNALAHALQSARHDCDLLREQYEEEQEAKGELQRALSKANSEVAQWRTKYETDAIQRTEELEEAKKKLAQRLQDAEEHVEAVNAKCASLEKTKQRLQNEVEDLMIDVERSNAACAALDKKQKNFDKILAEWKQKYEETQAELEASQKESRSLSTELFKMKNAYEESLDHLETLKRENKNLQQEISDLTEQIAEGGKAIHELEKVKKQIEQEKSELQAALEEAEASLEHEEGKILRLQLELNQVKTEIDRKIAEKDEEIDQLKRNHLRIVESMQSTLDAEIRSRNEALRLKKKMEGDLNEIEIQLSHANRQAAEAQKNLRNTQGVLKDTQIHLDDALRTQEDLKEQVAMVERRANLLQAEIEELRAALEQTERSRKVAEQELLDASERVQLLHTQNTSLINTKKKLETDIAQIQGEMEDTIQEARNAEEKAKKAITDAAMMAEELKKEQDTSAHLERMKKNLDQTVKDLQHRLDEAEQLALKGGKKQIQKLEARVRELEGEVDAEQKRSAEAVKGVRKYERRVKELTYQSEEDRKNVLRLQDLVDKLQMKVKSYKRQAEEAEELSNVNLTKFRKIQHELEEAEERADIAESQVNKLRAKNREIGKAESEE, from the exons GCTGCCGGTGTACAACCCGGAGGTGGTGTTGGCCTACCGAGGCAAAAAGCGCCAGGAGGCCCCTCCACACATCTTCTCCATCTCTGACAATGCCTATCAGTTCATGCTGACTG ACCGTGAGAATCAGTCAATCCTGATCAC CGGAGAATCCGGTGCAGGGAAGACTGTGAACACAAAGCGTGTCATCCAGTACTTTGCAACAATTGCAGCTAGTGGGGATAAGAAGAAGGAGGAGCAGTCTGGCAAGATGCAG GGGACACTTGAGGATCAAATCATCAGTGCCAATCCCCTGTTGGAGGCTTTTGGTAATGCCAAGACTGTGAGGAATGACAATTCCTCACGCTTT ggTAAATTTATCAGAATCCATTTTGGTGCCACGGGAAAACTGGCTTCTGCTGACATTGAAACAT ATCTGCTGGAGAAGTCCAGGGTCACTTTCCAGCTCAAGGCTGAAAGAAGCTACCACATATTTTATCAGATCATGTCCAACAAGAAGCCAGAGCTAATTG AGATGCTACTGATCACCACCAACCCATATGACTACCAGTATGTGAGTCAAGGGGAGATCACGGTTGCCAGCATTAATGACCAGGAAGAGCTGATGGCCACAGAT AGTGCCATTGACATCCTGGGCTTCACTCCTGATGAAAAAACAGCCATTTACAAGTTGACAGGGGCTGTCATGCACTATGGGAACCTGAAGTTTAAGCAGAAACAGCGTgaagagcaggcagagccagaCGGCACCGAAG TTGCTGACAAGGCTGCCTACCTGATGGGTCTGAACTCAGCAGACCTGCTCAAGGCCCTGTGCTACCCCCGAGTCAAGGTTGGGAATGAATATGTAACCAAGGGTCAAACTGTGCAGCAG GTATACAATTCAGTAGGTGCTTTGGCAAAGGCTGTCTTTGAGAAGATGTTCTTATGGATGGTTGTTCGCATCAACCAACAGCTGGATACGAAGCAACCCAGACAGTACTTCATTGGTGTCCTGGACATTGCTGGCTTTGAGATATTTGAT TTCAAcagcctggagcagctgtgCATCAATTTCACCAATGAGAAACTGCAGCAGTTCTTCAACCACCACATGTtcgtgctggagcaggaggagtaCAAGAAGGAAGGAATTGACTGGGAGTTCATTGACTTTGGAATGGACCTGGCTGCCTGCATTGAACTCATTGAGAAG CCTATGGGAATCTTTTCCATCCTGGAAGAGGAGTGCATGTTCCCCAAGGCAACTGACACCTCTTTCAAGAACAAGCTCTATGACCAGCATCTGGGCAAGTCCAACAACTTCCAGAAGCCCAAGCCTGCCAAAGGCAAGGCCGAGGCCCATTTTTCACTTGTGCACTATGCTGGCACAGTGGACTACAACATCACTGGCTGGCTTGAGAAGAACAAGGACCCCCTGAATGAAACTGTTGTGGGCCTGTACCAGAAGTCATCCCTGAAGACACTGGCCTTACTCTTTGCCTCTGTTGGTGGGGCAGAAGCAg agagtGGTGGCAGTGGCAAGAAAGGTGGCAAGAAGAAGGGTTCTTCTTTCCAAACTGTCTCGGCTCTTTTCCGG gaaaatttaaacaaaCTGATGAGCAATCTGCGAAGCACACATCCACATTTTGTGCGGTGCCTCATTcccaatgaaacaaaaacacctg GTGCCATGGAACATGAGCTGGTGCTTCACCAGCTACGATGTAACGGTGTGCTGGAAGGGATCAGAATTTGCAGGAAAGGATTTCCCAGCAGAATACTCTATGCAGACTTTAAACAGAG GTACAAGGTGCTTAATGCCAGTGCTATCCCAGAGGGACAGTTCATTGATAGCAAGAAGGCTTCTGAGAAGCTCCTCGGATCTATTGATGTGGATCATACCCAATACAAATTTGGTCACACCAAG GTGTTCTTCaaagctgggctgctgggactgctggaggaGATGAGAGATGACAAGCTGGCACAGCTTATAACCCGTACACAGGCCAGGTGCCGAGGCTTCCTGATGAGAGTGGAGTTCAAAAAAATGATGGAGAGGAG GGACTCTATATTCTGTATCCAGTACAACATACGTGCATTCATGAATGTTAAACACTGGCCCTGGATGAAGCTGTTCTTCAAGATCAAGCCCTTGCTGAAGAGTGCAGAATCTGAGAAGGAGATGGCCAACATGAAGGAGGACTTTGAGAAAACCAAGGAAGAGCTTGCAAAGTCTGAGGCAAAGagaaaggagctggaggagaaaatggTTTCCCTGcttcaagagaaaaatgatctACAGCTCCAAGTGCAGGCA GAAGCTGATGGTTTAGCTGATGCTGAAGAAAGATGTGATCAGCTCATCAAAACTAAAATCCAGCTGGAAGCCAAAATTAAAGAGCTGACAGAGAgagcagaagatgaagaagagatGAATGCTGAGCTGACAGCCAAGAAGAGGAAACTGGAGGATGAATGTTCAGAGCTGAAGAAAGACATTGATGACCTGGAGTTAACATTGGCCAAggttgagaaggaaaaacatgccACCGAAAACAAG GTGAAAAATCTCACAGAGGAGATGGCATCCCTGGATGAGACCATTGTGAAGctgacaaaagagaagaaagcccTCCAAGAGGTCCACCAGCAGACACTGGACGACCTGCAGGCCGAAGAGGACAAAGTCAATACATTGACCAAAGCTAAAACCAAGCTGGAGCAGCAAGTGGATGAT CTGGAAGGGTCCCTGGAGCAAGAGAAGAAACTGCGCATGGACCTTGAAAGGGCTAAGAGGAAACTTGAGGGAGACCTAAAGATGGCCCAGGAATCCACAATGGACTTGGAAAATGATAAGCAGCAGCtggatgagaaactgaaaaa GAAAGACTTTGAAATCAGCCAGATCCAGAGCAAAATTGAGGATGAGCAAGCCCTGGGCATGCAATTACAGAAGAAGATCAAGGAGCTGCAG GCCCGTATCGAGGAACTGGAGGAGGAAATTGAGGCAGAGCGAACCTCTCGggcaaaagcagagaagcacCGTGCTGACCTCtccagggagctggaggagatcAGCGAGCGCCTGGAAGAAGCAGGAGGGGCTACAGCAGCTCAGATTGAGATGAACAAGAAGCGTGAGGCAGAATTTCAGAAGATGCGCCGTGACCTCGAAGAGGCCACGCTGCAGCACGAAGCCACAGCTGCCGCCCTGCGGAAGAAGCACGcagacagcacagctgagctTGGGGAGCAGATCGACAACCTGCAACGAGTCaagcagaagctggagaaggagaagagtgAGCTGAAGATGGAGATAGATGACTTGGCCAGTAACATGGAGTCTGTCTCCAAAGCCAAG GCAAATTTGGAGAAGATGTGTCGTTCCCTAGAAGATCAACTCAGTGAGATTAAAACAAAGGAGGAGGAGCAACAACGCACAATTAATGACGTCAGTGCTCAGAAAGCTCGTCTACAAACAGAATCTG GTGAATATTCACGCCAGGTGGAGGAGAAAGATGCTCTGATTTCTCAGCTATCAAGAGGCAAGCAGGCGTTCACCCAACAGATTGAGGAACTCAAGAGGCACTTAGAAGAAGAGATAAAG GCCAAGAATGCCTTGGCCCACGCCTTGCAGTCTGCTCGCCACGACTGTGACTTGCTCCGGGAACAATatgaggaggagcaggaagccAAGGGAGAGCTGCAGCGTGCCCTGTCCAAAGCCAACAGCGAAGTGGCCCAGTGGAGAACCAAATATGAGACAGACGCTATTCAGCGCacggaggagctggaggaggccaA GAAGAAACTGGCACAGCGCCTGCAGGATGCAGAGGAACACGTTGAAGCTGTCAATGCCAAATGTGCTTCCctggaaaagacaaagcagaggctgcagaacGAGGTGGAAGACCTGATGATTGACGTGGAGCGATCAAATGCTGCCTGTGCAGCTCTggacaagaagcagaagaactTTGACAAG ATCCTGGCAGAGTGGAAGCAGAAGTACGAGGAAACACAGGCTGAGCTGGAAGCTTCCCAGAAGGAGTCTCGCTCTCTCAGCACGGAGCTGTTTAAGATGAAGAATGCCTATGAGGAGTCCCTGGACCACCTGGAAACGCTGAAGCGTGAGAACAAGAACTTGCAGC AGGAGATTTCTGACCTCACAGAGCAGATTGCGGAGGGAGGAAAGGCAATTCATGAGCTGGAGAAAGTCAAGAAGCAGATTGAGCAGGAGAAATCAGAACTTCAGGCTGCTCTGGAGGAAGCAGAG GCCTCCCTCGAACATGAAGAAGGAAAGATCCTACGTCTCCAACTTGAGCTCAACCAGGTCAAGACTGAGATTGACAGGAAGATAGCagagaaagatgaggaaattGACCAGCTGAAGAGAAATCATCTCAGAATTGTGGAGTCCATGCAAAGCACCCTGGATGCTGAGATCAGGAGCAGGAATGAAGCCCTACGGCTGAAGAAGAAGATGGAGGGAGACCTGAATGAAATAGAGATCCAGCTGAGCCATGCCAACCGCCAGGCTGCAGAGGCACAAAAGAATCTGAGAAACACACAGGGCGTGCTCAAG GATACCCAGATACACTTGGATGATGCTCTCAGAACACAGGAGGACCTGAAGGAGCAGGTGGCCATGGTGGAGCGCAGAGCAAACCTCTTGCAGGCTGAGATTGAGGAGCTGCGGGCAGCCCTGGAGCAGACGGAGCGGTCAAGGAAAGTGGCTGAGCAGGAGCTTCTGGATGCAAGCGAGCGTGTGCAGCTCCTCCATACCCAG AACACCAGCTTAATCAACACCAAGAAGAAGCTGGAAACGGACATTGCCCAAATTCAGGGTGAAATGGAAGACACCATCCAGGAAGCCCGCAATGCTGAAGAGAAGGCCAAGAAGGCCATCACAGAT gcagccatgatggcagaagagctgaagaaggaGCAGGACACCAGTGCTCACCTggaaagaatgaagaagaaCCTGGACCAGACAGTGAAGGACCTGCAGCACCGTCTGGATGAGGCTGAGCAGCTGGCCCTGAAGGGAGGCAAGAAGCAAATCCAGAAGCTGGAGGCCAGA GTGCgggagctggaaggggaggTTGATGCTGAGCAGAAGCGCAGCGCTGAAGCTGTGAAGGGTGTGCGCAAGTACGAGAGGAGGGTGAAGGAGCTGACCTACCAG TCCGAGGAAGACCGGAAGAATGTTCTCAGGCTCCAGGATCTGGTCGACAAGCTGCAAATGAAAGTGAAGTCTTACAAGAGGCAAGCTGAGGAGGCT GAGGAGCTGTCCAATGTCAATCTCACAAAGTTTCGCAAAATCCAGCATGAgctggaggaagcagaagagCGGGCTGACATTGCAGAGTCACAGGTCAACAAGCTCCGAGCAAAGAACCGTGAAATTGGCAAGGCAGAAAGTGAAGAGTAA
- the LOC118255619 gene encoding myosin-1B isoform X2, giving the protein MATDSEMAIFGEAAPYLRKSEKERIEAQNKPFDAKTSVFVVHAKESYVKSTVQSKEAGKVTVKTEAGETLTVKDDQVFSMNPPKYDKIEDMAMMTHLHEPAVLYNLKERYAAWMIYTYSGLFCVTVNPYKWLPVYNPEVVLAYRGKKRQEAPPHIFSISDNAYQFMLTDRENQSILITGESGAGKTVNTKRVIQYFATIAASGDKKKEEQSGKMQGTLEDQIISANPLLEAFGNAKTVRNDNSSRFGKFIRIHFGATGKLASADIETYLLEKSRVTFQLKAERSYHIFYQIMSNKKPELIEMLLITTNPYDYQYVSQGEITVASINDQEELMATDSAIDILGFTPDEKTAIYKLTGAVMHYGNLKFKQKQREEQAEPDGTEVADKAAYLMGLNSADLLKALCYPRVKVGNEYVTKGQTVQQVYNSVGALAKAVFEKMFLWMVVRINQQLDTKQPRQYFIGVLDIAGFEIFDFNSLEQLCINFTNEKLQQFFNHHMFVLEQEEYKKEGIDWEFIDFGMDLAACIELIEKPMGIFSILEEECMFPKATDTSFKNKLYDQHLGKSNNFQKPKPAKGKAEAHFSLVHYAGTVDYNITGWLEKNKDPLNETVVGLYQKSSLKTLALLFASVGGAESGGSGKKGGKKKGSSFQTVSALFRENLNKLMSNLRSTHPHFVRCLIPNETKTPGAMEHELVLHQLRCNGVLEGIRICRKGFPSRILYADFKQRYKVLNASAIPEGQFIDSKKASEKLLGSIDVDHTQYKFGHTKVFFKAGLLGLLEEMRDDKLAQLITRTQARCRGFLMRVEFKKMMERRDSIFCIQYNIRAFMNVKHWPWMKLFFKIKPLLKSAESEKEMANMKEDFEKTKEELAKSEAKRKELEEKMVSLLQEKNDLQLQVQAEADGLADAEERCDQLIKTKIQLEAKIKELTERAEDEEEMNAELTAKKRKLEDECSELKKDIDDLELTLAKVEKEKHATENKVKNLTEEMASLDETIVKLTKEKKALQEVHQQTLDDLQAEEDKVNTLTKAKTKLEQQVDDLEGSLEQEKKLRMDLERAKRKLEGDLKMAQESTMDLENDKQQLDEKLKKKDFEISQIQSKIEDEQALGMQLQKKIKELQARIEELEEEIEAERTSRAKAEKHRADLSRELEEISERLEEAGGATAAQIEMNKKREAEFQKMRRDLEEATLQHEATAAALRKKHADSTAELGEQIDNLQRVKQKLEKEKSELKMEIDDLASNMESVSKAKANLEKMCRSLEDQLSEIKTKEEEQQRTINDVSAQKARLQTESGEYSRQVEEKDALISQLSRGKQAFTQQIEELKRHLEEEIKAKNALAHALQSARHDCDLLREQYEEEQEAKGELQRALSKANSEVAQWRTKYETDAIQRTEELEEAKKKLAQRLQDAEEHVEAVNAKCASLEKTKQRLQNEVEDLMIDVERSNAACAALDKKQKNFDKILAEWKQKYEETQAELEASQKESRSLSTELFKMKNAYEESLDHLETLKRENKNLQQEISDLTEQIAEGGKAIHELEKVKKQIEQEKSELQAALEEAEASLEHEEGKILRLQLELNQVKTEIDRKIAEKDEEIDQLKRNHLRIVESMQSTLDAEIRSRNEALRLKKKMEGDLNEIEIQLSHANRQAAEAQKNLRNTQGVLKDTQIHLDDALRTQEDLKEQVAMVERRANLLQAEIEELRAALEQTERSRKVAEQELLDASERVQLLHTQNTSLINTKKKLETDIAQIQGEMEDTIQEARNAEEKAKKAITDAAMMAEELKKEQDTSAHLERMKKNLDQTVKDLQHRLDEAEQLALKGGKKQIQKLEARVRELEGEVDAEQKRSAEAVKGVRKYERRVKELTYQSEEDRKNVLRLQDLVDKLQMKVKSYKRQAEEAEELSNVNLTKFRKIQHELEEAEERADIAESQVNKLRAKNREIGKAESEE; this is encoded by the exons GCTGCCGGTGTACAACCCGGAGGTGGTGTTGGCCTACCGAGGCAAAAAGCGCCAGGAGGCCCCTCCACACATCTTCTCCATCTCTGACAATGCCTATCAGTTCATGCTGACTG ACCGTGAGAATCAGTCAATCCTGATCAC CGGAGAATCCGGTGCAGGGAAGACTGTGAACACAAAGCGTGTCATCCAGTACTTTGCAACAATTGCAGCTAGTGGGGATAAGAAGAAGGAGGAGCAGTCTGGCAAGATGCAG GGGACACTTGAGGATCAAATCATCAGTGCCAATCCCCTGTTGGAGGCTTTTGGTAATGCCAAGACTGTGAGGAATGACAATTCCTCACGCTTT ggTAAATTTATCAGAATCCATTTTGGTGCCACGGGAAAACTGGCTTCTGCTGACATTGAAACAT ATCTGCTGGAGAAGTCCAGGGTCACTTTCCAGCTCAAGGCTGAAAGAAGCTACCACATATTTTATCAGATCATGTCCAACAAGAAGCCAGAGCTAATTG AGATGCTACTGATCACCACCAACCCATATGACTACCAGTATGTGAGTCAAGGGGAGATCACGGTTGCCAGCATTAATGACCAGGAAGAGCTGATGGCCACAGAT AGTGCCATTGACATCCTGGGCTTCACTCCTGATGAAAAAACAGCCATTTACAAGTTGACAGGGGCTGTCATGCACTATGGGAACCTGAAGTTTAAGCAGAAACAGCGTgaagagcaggcagagccagaCGGCACCGAAG TTGCTGACAAGGCTGCCTACCTGATGGGTCTGAACTCAGCAGACCTGCTCAAGGCCCTGTGCTACCCCCGAGTCAAGGTTGGGAATGAATATGTAACCAAGGGTCAAACTGTGCAGCAG GTATACAATTCAGTAGGTGCTTTGGCAAAGGCTGTCTTTGAGAAGATGTTCTTATGGATGGTTGTTCGCATCAACCAACAGCTGGATACGAAGCAACCCAGACAGTACTTCATTGGTGTCCTGGACATTGCTGGCTTTGAGATATTTGAT TTCAAcagcctggagcagctgtgCATCAATTTCACCAATGAGAAACTGCAGCAGTTCTTCAACCACCACATGTtcgtgctggagcaggaggagtaCAAGAAGGAAGGAATTGACTGGGAGTTCATTGACTTTGGAATGGACCTGGCTGCCTGCATTGAACTCATTGAGAAG CCTATGGGAATCTTTTCCATCCTGGAAGAGGAGTGCATGTTCCCCAAGGCAACTGACACCTCTTTCAAGAACAAGCTCTATGACCAGCATCTGGGCAAGTCCAACAACTTCCAGAAGCCCAAGCCTGCCAAAGGCAAGGCCGAGGCCCATTTTTCACTTGTGCACTATGCTGGCACAGTGGACTACAACATCACTGGCTGGCTTGAGAAGAACAAGGACCCCCTGAATGAAACTGTTGTGGGCCTGTACCAGAAGTCATCCCTGAAGACACTGGCCTTACTCTTTGCCTCTGTTGGTGGGGCAGAA agtGGTGGCAGTGGCAAGAAAGGTGGCAAGAAGAAGGGTTCTTCTTTCCAAACTGTCTCGGCTCTTTTCCGG gaaaatttaaacaaaCTGATGAGCAATCTGCGAAGCACACATCCACATTTTGTGCGGTGCCTCATTcccaatgaaacaaaaacacctg GTGCCATGGAACATGAGCTGGTGCTTCACCAGCTACGATGTAACGGTGTGCTGGAAGGGATCAGAATTTGCAGGAAAGGATTTCCCAGCAGAATACTCTATGCAGACTTTAAACAGAG GTACAAGGTGCTTAATGCCAGTGCTATCCCAGAGGGACAGTTCATTGATAGCAAGAAGGCTTCTGAGAAGCTCCTCGGATCTATTGATGTGGATCATACCCAATACAAATTTGGTCACACCAAG GTGTTCTTCaaagctgggctgctgggactgctggaggaGATGAGAGATGACAAGCTGGCACAGCTTATAACCCGTACACAGGCCAGGTGCCGAGGCTTCCTGATGAGAGTGGAGTTCAAAAAAATGATGGAGAGGAG GGACTCTATATTCTGTATCCAGTACAACATACGTGCATTCATGAATGTTAAACACTGGCCCTGGATGAAGCTGTTCTTCAAGATCAAGCCCTTGCTGAAGAGTGCAGAATCTGAGAAGGAGATGGCCAACATGAAGGAGGACTTTGAGAAAACCAAGGAAGAGCTTGCAAAGTCTGAGGCAAAGagaaaggagctggaggagaaaatggTTTCCCTGcttcaagagaaaaatgatctACAGCTCCAAGTGCAGGCA GAAGCTGATGGTTTAGCTGATGCTGAAGAAAGATGTGATCAGCTCATCAAAACTAAAATCCAGCTGGAAGCCAAAATTAAAGAGCTGACAGAGAgagcagaagatgaagaagagatGAATGCTGAGCTGACAGCCAAGAAGAGGAAACTGGAGGATGAATGTTCAGAGCTGAAGAAAGACATTGATGACCTGGAGTTAACATTGGCCAAggttgagaaggaaaaacatgccACCGAAAACAAG GTGAAAAATCTCACAGAGGAGATGGCATCCCTGGATGAGACCATTGTGAAGctgacaaaagagaagaaagcccTCCAAGAGGTCCACCAGCAGACACTGGACGACCTGCAGGCCGAAGAGGACAAAGTCAATACATTGACCAAAGCTAAAACCAAGCTGGAGCAGCAAGTGGATGAT CTGGAAGGGTCCCTGGAGCAAGAGAAGAAACTGCGCATGGACCTTGAAAGGGCTAAGAGGAAACTTGAGGGAGACCTAAAGATGGCCCAGGAATCCACAATGGACTTGGAAAATGATAAGCAGCAGCtggatgagaaactgaaaaa GAAAGACTTTGAAATCAGCCAGATCCAGAGCAAAATTGAGGATGAGCAAGCCCTGGGCATGCAATTACAGAAGAAGATCAAGGAGCTGCAG GCCCGTATCGAGGAACTGGAGGAGGAAATTGAGGCAGAGCGAACCTCTCGggcaaaagcagagaagcacCGTGCTGACCTCtccagggagctggaggagatcAGCGAGCGCCTGGAAGAAGCAGGAGGGGCTACAGCAGCTCAGATTGAGATGAACAAGAAGCGTGAGGCAGAATTTCAGAAGATGCGCCGTGACCTCGAAGAGGCCACGCTGCAGCACGAAGCCACAGCTGCCGCCCTGCGGAAGAAGCACGcagacagcacagctgagctTGGGGAGCAGATCGACAACCTGCAACGAGTCaagcagaagctggagaaggagaagagtgAGCTGAAGATGGAGATAGATGACTTGGCCAGTAACATGGAGTCTGTCTCCAAAGCCAAG GCAAATTTGGAGAAGATGTGTCGTTCCCTAGAAGATCAACTCAGTGAGATTAAAACAAAGGAGGAGGAGCAACAACGCACAATTAATGACGTCAGTGCTCAGAAAGCTCGTCTACAAACAGAATCTG GTGAATATTCACGCCAGGTGGAGGAGAAAGATGCTCTGATTTCTCAGCTATCAAGAGGCAAGCAGGCGTTCACCCAACAGATTGAGGAACTCAAGAGGCACTTAGAAGAAGAGATAAAG GCCAAGAATGCCTTGGCCCACGCCTTGCAGTCTGCTCGCCACGACTGTGACTTGCTCCGGGAACAATatgaggaggagcaggaagccAAGGGAGAGCTGCAGCGTGCCCTGTCCAAAGCCAACAGCGAAGTGGCCCAGTGGAGAACCAAATATGAGACAGACGCTATTCAGCGCacggaggagctggaggaggccaA GAAGAAACTGGCACAGCGCCTGCAGGATGCAGAGGAACACGTTGAAGCTGTCAATGCCAAATGTGCTTCCctggaaaagacaaagcagaggctgcagaacGAGGTGGAAGACCTGATGATTGACGTGGAGCGATCAAATGCTGCCTGTGCAGCTCTggacaagaagcagaagaactTTGACAAG ATCCTGGCAGAGTGGAAGCAGAAGTACGAGGAAACACAGGCTGAGCTGGAAGCTTCCCAGAAGGAGTCTCGCTCTCTCAGCACGGAGCTGTTTAAGATGAAGAATGCCTATGAGGAGTCCCTGGACCACCTGGAAACGCTGAAGCGTGAGAACAAGAACTTGCAGC AGGAGATTTCTGACCTCACAGAGCAGATTGCGGAGGGAGGAAAGGCAATTCATGAGCTGGAGAAAGTCAAGAAGCAGATTGAGCAGGAGAAATCAGAACTTCAGGCTGCTCTGGAGGAAGCAGAG GCCTCCCTCGAACATGAAGAAGGAAAGATCCTACGTCTCCAACTTGAGCTCAACCAGGTCAAGACTGAGATTGACAGGAAGATAGCagagaaagatgaggaaattGACCAGCTGAAGAGAAATCATCTCAGAATTGTGGAGTCCATGCAAAGCACCCTGGATGCTGAGATCAGGAGCAGGAATGAAGCCCTACGGCTGAAGAAGAAGATGGAGGGAGACCTGAATGAAATAGAGATCCAGCTGAGCCATGCCAACCGCCAGGCTGCAGAGGCACAAAAGAATCTGAGAAACACACAGGGCGTGCTCAAG GATACCCAGATACACTTGGATGATGCTCTCAGAACACAGGAGGACCTGAAGGAGCAGGTGGCCATGGTGGAGCGCAGAGCAAACCTCTTGCAGGCTGAGATTGAGGAGCTGCGGGCAGCCCTGGAGCAGACGGAGCGGTCAAGGAAAGTGGCTGAGCAGGAGCTTCTGGATGCAAGCGAGCGTGTGCAGCTCCTCCATACCCAG AACACCAGCTTAATCAACACCAAGAAGAAGCTGGAAACGGACATTGCCCAAATTCAGGGTGAAATGGAAGACACCATCCAGGAAGCCCGCAATGCTGAAGAGAAGGCCAAGAAGGCCATCACAGAT gcagccatgatggcagaagagctgaagaaggaGCAGGACACCAGTGCTCACCTggaaagaatgaagaagaaCCTGGACCAGACAGTGAAGGACCTGCAGCACCGTCTGGATGAGGCTGAGCAGCTGGCCCTGAAGGGAGGCAAGAAGCAAATCCAGAAGCTGGAGGCCAGA GTGCgggagctggaaggggaggTTGATGCTGAGCAGAAGCGCAGCGCTGAAGCTGTGAAGGGTGTGCGCAAGTACGAGAGGAGGGTGAAGGAGCTGACCTACCAG TCCGAGGAAGACCGGAAGAATGTTCTCAGGCTCCAGGATCTGGTCGACAAGCTGCAAATGAAAGTGAAGTCTTACAAGAGGCAAGCTGAGGAGGCT GAGGAGCTGTCCAATGTCAATCTCACAAAGTTTCGCAAAATCCAGCATGAgctggaggaagcagaagagCGGGCTGACATTGCAGAGTCACAGGTCAACAAGCTCCGAGCAAAGAACCGTGAAATTGGCAAGGCAGAAAGTGAAGAGTAA